A portion of the Anser cygnoides isolate HZ-2024a breed goose chromosome 25, Taihu_goose_T2T_genome, whole genome shotgun sequence genome contains these proteins:
- the UQCC2 gene encoding ubiquinol-cytochrome c reductase complex assembly factor 2: MAATRYRRFLKLCEEWPVEETKRQRDLGIFLRQRVAQAFREGENTQIADPETCDQMYESLLRIHTNYYKNKYPRLKETSFTGVTVQDCKMILATDILKQMEDMKKGTWKKLRERFSAKKSEEDLK; the protein is encoded by the exons ATGGCGGCCACCAGGTACCGGCGGTTCCTGAAGCTGTGCGAGGAGTGGCCGGTGGAGGAGACGAAGCGGCAGCGGGACCTGGGCATCTTCCTGCGGCAACGGGTGGCGCAGGCCTTCCGCGAGGGGGAGAACACGCAG ATTGCTGACCCCGAGACCTGTGACCAAATGTATGAGAGCTTACTCAGAATCCACACCAACTACTACAAAAACAAG TATCCACGCCTGAAAGAAACAAGCTTCACTGGAGTGACAGTGCAAGATTGCAAGATGATTCTAGCAACAG ACATTCTGAAACAGATGGAAGACATGAAAAAAGGAACATGGAAAAAATTGCGAGAAAGGTTTTCCGCCAAGAAATCTGAAGAGGACTTGAAGTGA